Proteins encoded by one window of Mycolicibacterium sp. ND9-15:
- a CDS encoding DUF5318 domain-containing protein, which yields MRLQRQVVDYALRRRSLLAEVYSGRTGVSEVCDANPYLLRAAKFHGKPSSVTCPICRKEQLTLVSWVFGDHLGAVSGSARTAEELVLLASRYDEFFVHVVEVCRTCSWNHLVKSYVLGAVPPPKGSPGTRTARSRARTASE from the coding sequence GTGCGATTGCAGCGACAGGTGGTGGACTACGCGCTTCGGCGCCGGTCCCTGCTGGCGGAGGTCTATTCGGGACGCACCGGTGTATCCGAGGTCTGCGACGCCAATCCCTATCTGCTGCGCGCCGCCAAGTTCCACGGCAAGCCCAGTTCGGTGACGTGCCCGATCTGCCGCAAGGAACAGCTCACGCTGGTGTCGTGGGTGTTCGGCGATCATCTGGGCGCGGTATCGGGTTCCGCGCGAACCGCCGAGGAGTTGGTCCTGCTGGCATCCCGATACGACGAGTTCTTCGTACACGTGGTCGAGGTATGCCGCACCTGCAGCTGGAATCACCTGGTCAAGTCGTACGTGCTCGGCGCGGTCCCGCCACCGAAGGGGTCTCCCGGCACTCGGACCGCGCGCTCGCGTGCGCGCACGGCCAGTGAATAG
- a CDS encoding transglycosylase domain-containing protein yields the protein MNSEGRHDPSANDVRSGREADGVSARQPEPADAAQHRPPANPARRPMPPDDRHTSVLPPVREARPPHLRDPVDVVKAALDGTPAPKPPPPPPRRPPGGGGPPSGPSGPRRNLPPQINWQWVRRGGLIAAAVFIVLPLITFAMAYLIVDVPKPGDIRTNQVSTILASDGSELAKIVPPEGNRVDVNIDQIPVQARNAVMAAEDRDFYTNPGFSLTGFGRAIKNNLFGGDLQGGSTITQQYVKNALVGSERSGIGGLIRKAKELVISTKMSGEWSKDQVLQSYLNIIYFGRGSYGIAAASKAYFDKPVEQLNVAEGALLAALIQRPSALDPAVNLEGATVRWNWVLDGMVEIGALSPQERAAQVFPATVPPDLARSQNQTTGPNGLIERQVQQELLDLFDINEKTLNTEGLQITTTIDPNAQQAAEEAASDYLDGQDPDMRTAIVSIDPRTGGVKAYYGGTDANGFDFAQAGLPTGSAFKVFALVAALQQGMGLGTQVDSSPLEVNGIKITNVEGGGCGTCNIAEALKRSLNTSYYRLMLKLDNGPEDVADAAHQAGIAESFPGVDHTLSEDGQGGPPNNGIVLGQYQTRVIDMASAYATLAASGVYHKPHFVQKVVNAEGEVLFDASQQDNSGEQRIDKKVADNVTSAMQPIAAYSNGHALAGGRPSAAKTGTNQLGDTGDNRDAWMVGYTPSLSTAVWVGTTEGTKPLENKWGSPVYGSGLPSDIWKATMDGALSGTDTESFPKPEEIGGYAGVPQAPPPPPSTTAPPTVTSAPPSDTVIQPTIEVAPGITIPWGPPTTVPAVPPPAPGAPAPGPVPGPAPGPVGAPVPVAPGAPPPPP from the coding sequence GTGAATAGCGAAGGGCGCCACGACCCGTCAGCCAACGATGTCCGTTCGGGACGCGAGGCTGACGGCGTGAGCGCGCGCCAACCCGAGCCCGCCGATGCTGCGCAGCACCGACCACCCGCCAATCCTGCGAGGCGGCCGATGCCGCCCGACGATCGACACACCTCGGTGCTACCGCCCGTCCGCGAGGCGCGACCGCCGCACCTACGCGACCCCGTCGACGTCGTCAAGGCGGCGCTGGACGGCACCCCGGCCCCCAAGCCGCCGCCACCCCCGCCGCGTAGGCCACCCGGTGGTGGCGGCCCGCCGAGCGGCCCCTCGGGGCCCAGGCGCAACCTGCCCCCGCAGATCAACTGGCAATGGGTGCGTCGCGGCGGTCTCATCGCGGCGGCGGTATTCATCGTTCTGCCGCTCATCACGTTCGCGATGGCCTACCTGATCGTCGACGTCCCCAAGCCCGGCGACATCCGCACCAACCAGGTGTCGACGATCCTGGCCAGCGACGGCAGCGAGCTGGCGAAGATCGTTCCACCCGAAGGCAATCGCGTCGACGTGAACATCGACCAGATCCCCGTGCAGGCGCGCAACGCGGTGATGGCCGCCGAGGACCGCGACTTCTACACGAATCCGGGTTTCTCGTTGACCGGATTCGGCCGAGCCATCAAGAACAACCTGTTCGGCGGCGACCTCCAAGGCGGGTCGACGATCACCCAGCAGTACGTCAAGAACGCGCTCGTCGGTTCGGAGCGCTCCGGCATCGGCGGCCTGATCCGCAAGGCCAAGGAGCTGGTGATCTCGACGAAGATGTCCGGCGAGTGGTCCAAAGACCAAGTGCTGCAGTCTTATCTGAACATCATCTACTTCGGTCGTGGGTCCTACGGCATCGCCGCGGCGTCCAAGGCGTACTTCGACAAACCCGTCGAACAACTCAACGTCGCAGAAGGAGCGCTCCTGGCCGCGCTGATCCAGCGGCCGTCGGCGCTGGATCCGGCGGTCAACCTCGAAGGCGCCACGGTGCGCTGGAACTGGGTGCTCGACGGCATGGTCGAGATCGGTGCGCTGTCGCCGCAGGAACGTGCGGCACAGGTGTTCCCCGCGACCGTGCCGCCGGATCTGGCGCGTTCGCAGAACCAGACCACCGGGCCCAACGGCCTGATCGAACGTCAAGTGCAGCAAGAACTGCTCGACCTGTTCGACATCAACGAAAAGACGCTGAACACCGAAGGCCTGCAGATCACCACGACCATCGATCCGAACGCACAACAGGCCGCGGAGGAGGCGGCGTCGGATTACCTGGACGGCCAGGACCCCGACATGCGCACCGCGATCGTGTCGATCGATCCGCGCACCGGCGGGGTGAAGGCGTACTACGGCGGCACGGACGCCAACGGCTTCGACTTCGCCCAGGCCGGATTGCCGACGGGGTCGGCGTTCAAGGTGTTCGCATTGGTCGCCGCGCTGCAGCAGGGCATGGGATTGGGCACCCAGGTCGACAGTTCGCCGTTGGAAGTCAACGGGATCAAGATCACCAACGTCGAGGGCGGCGGCTGCGGCACGTGCAACATCGCCGAGGCGCTGAAGCGCTCGTTGAACACCAGCTACTACCGGCTCATGCTGAAGCTGGACAACGGACCCGAAGACGTCGCCGACGCCGCGCACCAGGCCGGTATCGCCGAGAGTTTCCCCGGCGTCGATCACACGCTCTCCGAGGACGGTCAGGGCGGTCCGCCGAACAACGGAATCGTCTTGGGCCAGTATCAGACCCGTGTGATCGATATGGCATCGGCGTACGCCACGCTGGCGGCGTCGGGCGTGTACCACAAACCGCACTTCGTGCAGAAGGTCGTGAACGCCGAGGGTGAGGTGCTGTTCGACGCCTCGCAGCAGGACAACTCGGGTGAGCAGCGGATCGACAAGAAGGTGGCCGACAACGTGACCTCGGCGATGCAGCCGATCGCCGCGTACTCCAACGGTCACGCGTTGGCCGGCGGCCGGCCGTCGGCCGCCAAGACGGGCACCAACCAGCTCGGCGACACCGGCGACAACCGCGACGCGTGGATGGTCGGCTACACCCCGTCGCTGTCCACCGCTGTGTGGGTCGGTACCACCGAGGGCACCAAGCCGCTGGAGAACAAGTGGGGCTCACCGGTTTACGGGTCCGGGCTGCCGTCCGACATCTGGAAGGCGACGATGGACGGCGCCCTGAGTGGCACCGACACCGAGTCGTTCCCCAAGCCCGAGGAGATCGGTGGTTACGCGGGGGTGCCGCAGGCGCCGCCACCGCCACCTTCGACGACGGCCCCGCCGACGGTGACGTCCGCTCCGCCGTCGGATACCGTCATCCAGCCGACCATCGAAGTCGCGCCGGGCATCACGATCCCATGGGGCCCGCCGACGACGGTTCCCGCTGTACCGCCACCGGCACCAGGCGCTCCCGCGCCAGGACCAGTCCCCGGTCCTGCGCCCGGGCCGGTCGGGGCCCCGGTTCCGGTCGCTCCCGGCGCCCCGCCCCCGCCTCCGTGA
- a CDS encoding thioesterase family protein: MLDGCDFALDGGPAGDGTSRFTRELPERWCFDGRAFGGYTSALALAAMFVHSGRPVAASLSVTFVDAGAPGPLELEVRDIRGGRSAAAVEATIRQRGRTIIAANGWFADGWQAPPSVDAPVPFERYVDPLPDLATAPPLDWIGEEYPSLRFAHRRGIDYPASLTRFADRRPEVALWVSAAGGDLTADPLEHPQIADVLHADAHLFDAPGKVCGFVDAWLLSLDLSLVWQPGAHLVPSTAWRLLEARGSVASGAVSAYGSLRGSDGSLLAVLTSQGLIR, translated from the coding sequence ATGCTGGACGGGTGCGACTTCGCCCTCGACGGTGGACCGGCCGGTGACGGTACGAGCCGGTTCACCCGTGAGCTTCCCGAACGGTGGTGTTTCGACGGTCGAGCCTTCGGCGGCTACACCTCGGCACTCGCGCTGGCCGCGATGTTCGTCCACAGCGGTCGGCCCGTGGCGGCGTCGCTGTCGGTGACCTTCGTCGACGCCGGCGCACCCGGTCCGCTCGAACTCGAGGTGCGCGATATCCGCGGCGGACGGTCGGCCGCGGCCGTCGAAGCGACGATCCGCCAGCGGGGCCGCACGATCATCGCCGCGAACGGCTGGTTCGCCGACGGCTGGCAGGCACCACCGTCGGTCGATGCGCCGGTCCCCTTCGAGCGTTACGTAGATCCGCTGCCGGATCTCGCGACCGCACCGCCGCTGGACTGGATCGGCGAGGAGTATCCGTCGCTGCGATTCGCCCACCGCCGCGGCATCGATTACCCGGCCAGCCTTACCCGCTTCGCGGACCGTCGCCCAGAGGTGGCGTTGTGGGTCAGCGCCGCTGGCGGCGATCTCACCGCAGACCCGCTCGAGCATCCTCAGATCGCCGATGTGCTGCACGCCGACGCCCACCTATTCGACGCGCCCGGCAAGGTCTGCGGCTTCGTCGACGCCTGGCTGCTGAGCCTCGACCTCAGCCTTGTGTGGCAGCCCGGGGCGCATCTGGTGCCGTCGACGGCGTGGCGGCTGTTGGAGGCGCGGGGCTCGGTCGCCAGCGGAGCCGTCTCGGCGTACGGCTCGCTACGCGGCTCCGACGGGTCGCTGCTCGCCGTGCTGACTTCTCAGGGGCTCATCCGCTGA
- a CDS encoding DUF1707 SHOCT-like domain-containing protein, whose amino-acid sequence MATRQTLRTRAKDSDRNDTCQILDSALSEGQLSMTEHGERVKAATTATTLGELQALVSDLQTNNSPVQLPTLKKTRPTFVAGDGWGLRIAVAGVLVVLGIAIGWGLYGNTPSPLNFTSDPGAKSDGITPVVLTPPKQLHSLGGLTGLLEQMEQRFGDTTGYRLVVYPDYASLTRPDPNEDRRELNYSYRGGWDDPSSTSKTGDAVEADLSKFDAKAVVGVLRGAPETLGIKPEDVESTYLSIDPATDPTTPGGLSVDVYVSSDFGSGYIELAGDGTVKQIHYPG is encoded by the coding sequence GTGGCAACACGGCAGACACTCCGAACGCGGGCGAAAGACAGCGACCGCAACGACACGTGCCAGATCCTCGACAGCGCACTGAGCGAGGGCCAGCTGTCGATGACCGAGCACGGCGAGCGGGTCAAGGCGGCGACGACCGCCACCACGCTCGGCGAGCTGCAGGCCCTGGTGTCCGACCTTCAGACCAACAACTCCCCGGTGCAGTTGCCGACGCTGAAGAAGACGCGACCGACTTTCGTGGCGGGGGACGGGTGGGGCCTGCGGATCGCCGTGGCCGGTGTGCTCGTCGTGCTCGGCATCGCGATCGGCTGGGGTCTGTACGGCAACACCCCGTCGCCGCTGAACTTCACCTCCGATCCGGGCGCCAAGTCCGACGGCATCACTCCGGTGGTGCTCACCCCGCCCAAGCAGTTGCACTCGCTCGGCGGGTTGACGGGGCTGCTCGAGCAGATGGAGCAACGGTTCGGCGACACCACGGGCTACCGCCTCGTCGTCTATCCGGACTACGCCTCGCTGACTCGGCCGGATCCGAACGAGGACCGCCGCGAGCTGAACTACAGCTACCGCGGCGGCTGGGACGATCCGTCGTCGACCTCGAAAACCGGCGACGCCGTCGAGGCCGATCTGAGCAAGTTCGACGCGAAGGCCGTCGTCGGTGTCCTGCGTGGCGCACCGGAGACGCTGGGCATCAAGCCCGAGGACGTCGAGAGCACCTACCTCAGCATCGATCCGGCCACCGACCCGACCACCCCCGGCGGGCTCTCGGTCGACGTCTACGTGTCCAGCGACTTCGGCAGCGGCTATATCGAGTTGGCCGGCGACGGCACGGTCAAACAGATCCACTACCCCGGCTGA